The following are encoded in a window of Cyprinus carpio isolate SPL01 chromosome A13, ASM1834038v1, whole genome shotgun sequence genomic DNA:
- the LOC109075292 gene encoding brorin-like, whose amino-acid sequence MLVERSEMLHSAAMTTGLIFVSWLLYTSARGNPIVSLPEGGEKERIERVLTQAKEGALSPGAKQRLEELSNLELEAIKGGNKSSSSRTRPNLSPLRRGSKLQGKTLEAWGEQESLKQTEEAPTEEANISLDAIDEYAYPDYRGKGCMDETGFVFAIGEKFTPGPSTCPCLCTDEGPLCAQPECPKLHPRCLRVDTSQCCPQCKEKKNYCEFRGKIYSSLEEFKVSPCEKCRCEPSGEVLCSLSACPQTECVDPEYEPDRCCPVCKSGPNCYADTAVIPAGREVKIDECTICYCTYEEGTWRIERQATCSKNECQPS is encoded by the exons ATGCTGGTGGAGAGGAGCGAGATGCTTCACTCAGCTGCCATGACAACAGGACTTATCTTTGTTAGCTGGCTCTTGTATACTAGTGCACGGGGCAATCCCATTGTGTCGTTGCCAGAGGGTGGGGAGAAAGAGCGCATAGAACGTGTTCTGACCCAGGCCAAGGAGGGCGCACTGAGCCCTGGTGCAAAGCAGCGTCTGGAGGAGCTGAGTAATCTTGAACTGGAGGCGATCAAGGGTGGGAACAAATCCAGTTCTAGCAGGACCAGACCCAACTTGAGTCCGTTGAGACGAGGGTCCAAACTGCAAGGTAAGACCCTCGAAGCCTGGGGTGAGCAAGAATCACTCAAACAAACCGAAGAGGCGCCAACAGAAGAGGCCAACATATCCCTGGATGCCATCGATGAGTATGCGTACCCTGATTATAGGGGTAAAGGCTGCATGGATGAAACAGGGTTTGTGTTCGCCATTGGAGAGAAATTCACCCCGGGACCCTCCACCTGCCCATGCTTGTGTACAGATGAAGGTCCTCTGTGCGCCCAACCAGAGTGTCCAAAACTTCACCCTCGTTGCCTGCGTGTCGACACCAGCCAGTGCTGCCCGCAGTGCAAAGAGAAGAAAAACTACTGTGAATTTCGAGGAAAGATCTACTCATCTCTGGAGGAGTTCAAG GTGTCTCCATGTGAGAAGTGCCGCTGTGAGCCCAGTGGAGAGGTTCTGTGTTCACTGTCAGCTTGCCCACAGACCGAGTGTGTTGATCCGGAATATGAGCCTGACCGGTGCTGCCCGGTGTGTAAGAGCG GGCCAAATTGCTACGCGGACACAGCGGTGATCCCGGCCGGCCGAGAGGTTAAGATCGACGAATGTACCATCTGCTACTGCACGTACGAAGAGGGCACTTGGCGTATTGAGCGGCAGGCCACCTGCAGCAAGAACGAGTGCCAGCCGAGCTAA